The window GGCAGATACGACGTGACGACCGTTCCCAAGGCCTTGGTGGCGTTGGAGGCGATGACGGCGCTTGTGCTGGCCGACCACGCCTTGAGGGCCGGGCTCATAAGGCGCGACAGGCCTGCGGGCTGATGCCACGTTGTGCCCGGGCCTGCGCCTGGGGCGGAGGCAGCATAGTGAACGCGATAGCCTTGGGCATCGGCGCATCGTTTCCCCTATCGCTTAAGGTCGTGGCCGAGGTCTGCGAGGCCGACGGCGACGCCGTCTCGTCGTATGCGGACATCGACCTCTCGCCGATCTACAAAGCGCTGGAGATCTTGAGGGCGCGTTTCAAGTTCGGAGGAGTAGCCGTGAGGTTCTCCGGCGATTTGCCGACTGCCGGCGGCCTTAAGTCGAGTAGCGCGGCGTTGAACTCGTTGATACTCGCCTTGAACGAGCTGTTCGGGCTGGGGCTAAGCCGTCTAGACGCCGCGCGGCTCAACGCGGAGATAAGCAAGGCGGTGGGGATAAGCGTCACCGGCGCCTTCGACGACGCGACGGCCTCGGCGCTGGGCGAGGCCTGGCTGACAGACAACGGGGAGAACGCCTTGCTCAGGAAGCTGGACGTGTCGGGCGCCGCGCTGGTCCTAATCCCGCCGTGGGGCAAGGGCAGAGGCCGGCTGGAGGAGATGAGGGCGGTGGCGCCTGCCGTGAGGGCCGCGGTGCTCTACGCGCTTAGAGGCGACTGGAAGACGGCGATGGCGATAAACGCCATAGCCTACGGCTTCGCCCTAGGCTACGACCCGGCGCCGACCATAGAGGCCTTGAGGATGGGCGCCGTCGGGGGCGTGTCGGGCACGGGCCCCTCGCACGTCTTCGTGGCCGACGACGTCGACAAGCTCTACTCGGCCTTGTCCCGCTACGGCCGGTTGATAAGGGCGGAAATACCCAGCGGGCCCTGCGCGGTCACTTGAGCACTATCCTCCTCGCAGTCCCCCCAATCTCTATCCTGGTCCCCGCCGCCTCGCTTGTCCCGGGCCTCCTCGCCCCGTCGACCTCGGCCTCAGAGTGCCGGGCGCCCAACACTATCAGCTCGTCCAGCTCGACCAGATCGCCCGAAAGCTCGACCACGTTGCCGGAGGCCTTGACCTCGAGCACGCGCGGCCTCTCGCCCTCGCCGTGATATATGCGCCAGCTCCCCTCCCCGTATATCATCAGGAAGCCGTCGCCCAACACCGCCGAGCCCCTTCTCACGTATATCGGGAGGTCGGCCGACGCCTCTATCCACGACGGGCCCAGCTGGACGACGCCCGACCAGTAATCCATCCACACGCCACCGGGCAGATAAACGCTCCTCCTCTGGCCCGGCGATAGGTGAGGCGCGACGAGTATGTAGGGCCCCACCATATATTCGTCGTTGACGCCGTAGGCGTCCTCGTCCTCGGGGAACTCAAGCGGCAGAGGCCTCAATATGGGGCGCCCCGTCAAGTGGGCCTCCCACGCCAAGTGCCAGAGGTACGGCAAGAACTTGTACCTCAGCTTTATCGCCGCCGCCACGGCCTCCCTATATTTGGCGGGCAACGCGAAGATCTCCACGTCGTTGCCCTCCTTGCCTTTATGGGCTCTAAAGAACGGGAAGAACGCAGACGCTTGGTACCAACGCACGACGAGCTCGGGATCGCTATAGCCGGCGAATCCGCCTACGTCGGCGCCCACCATGTGGACCCCCGACGCCGAGAGGCCAAGCACCGCCATCAACGCGGCCTTGAGCCCCTCCCAGGAGGCTATCACGTCGCCGGTCCACACCGCGGCGTAGCGCTGAATGCCGGCGTAGCCGGCGCGGGAGAGGACGAACGGCCTCTTGCCGGCCCTCAGCATCCCCTCGTAGGTCGCCATGGCCTCGAAGTAGGCGTAGGCGTTGTGGGCCTTCTCATGCTTCACGACTCTGCCGTCGTCGAGCCTATGCACGGCGCCGGCCGCCGTCCTTCTGAGCAAGTCGCCCTTGTTCAGAGGACCCGGCTTCAAGCCCAGCGCCACCGCCTTCCTCAGCTCCGCCCAGCCTCCAGTGAAGAGAATATCGCCGTCCATATTCGTCGGCTCGTTCATGTCTATCCAGAGGCCGTCAACGTCGTACTCCCTGACGTACTCCTCCACCAGCTTCGCCCACCACTCCCTGGCCTTCTTGTTGAGGAAGTCCGGGAGGGCCGAGGCGCCGGGCCATCCCTTGACCAAGTAGAGCTCGTTGTTTTCGGTAGTCAGGAAGTGGCGGAGCCCCTCCTCGAACACTTTATAGCCCGGCTCGGCCTTCACGTAGGGGTCCAATATGGGCACCACCTTGACCCCCCTCTCGTGGAGCTCCGAGACGAGGCCGTGGGGATCCGGGAACTTCCGCAGATCCCATGTGAAGATCCTCCGGCCGTCCATGTGGTCTAGGTCTAGGTAGACGGCGTCCAGCGGAACCTCCTTGAGCACGGCGTCCACGACCTCGAGCACGGCCTTCTGAGGCTCGTACGTGAAACGCGATATCTGGTAGCCCAAGGCCCATTTAGGCGGCAGGAACGGCTTGCCGGTTATGTCGGAGTACGTCTCCAGCACCTCCATGGGCGTCGGGCCGAATATTAGGTATATCTCCGGCCTGTCCTCGACCTCTATATTTACCGCGTTATATTCCCTAAGCCCTATGTCGAAGACTGAGTAGGCCGGCGAGTTTACTAACAAGCCGAAGGCCTTGCCCCCCTTCACGAATATAGCAAGCGGTATGGACACGTACAGCGGGTCCATGAAGGGCAGATGGGCGTACGCGTCGAAGTTGAACATAACGGCGACGGTCCTCCTTCTGTCTATGGGCATGGCCCTCTCGCCGAGGCCCAACACGTGTTCGCCAACGCCCAGCTCCTTCCATATCCTGGTCGCGCCGCCCTCCACCGTTATCCTCAACACGGCCTCGACGCCGCAACACGAGGCCTTGACGATGTCGCCGGATATGTCGATCTGCGGCTCGGGCGAGCCCTTCGGAAGATCGAACTCGACCAAAGGCCTTTCGTCCAGCCTTAGCCTGACGGTCTTGCGGCCGAGCTCGTACTGCATGGCTGAATAGGGGCGGCTATATATAGAGATAGCCGCCGTCCGGCGATCCGCCCGGTGCGAGGGATCTTTAAATAAAAGCGGAGGGTTGCCGCTCGATGGCCTATGCGCCTCTCGGAAAACGCGCCGTCCCCACATCGAGGCGTCCGGCGCCCCGTCGAACTCGCCGAGCTGGGGAGGTCCATGGGCGCCTCTAAGGCTCCAGAGAGCGGCTTGCAGATCGGCGTGGAGTGTCGGGTTGCGCGTTGGCTCGACGACGACTATTTCGGCGTGGCGGCCGTGGTGGAGGTGTGCGCAGATGGAGGGGACAGGGGATATCTGGTATCTCCCCTATCCGGCGGGCTAATAGGCGCGTTTCCCCTCAAAGGACGCGGCGGGCGCGCATGCGCCGAGCTCGTCCTCCCGCCCGGCGTCTATAGGTACAAGGTGGTAGTGGACAGCAGAGGAACGGAGGAGCGGGAATGCCAGGTGGAGCCCCCGGCCCCTCTGGTACACGTCCCCGCCCCGTATTACGTGGGGGCCTTCGGCGGCGAGGTCGAGGTCCGGGCCTACTCCGTGGAGCCTCCCCAGATATGCGGCGGGGGCCGTTGCGCGGAGGGAGAGGAGTTGCTGGCAGTGGGCAGACACAAGCTGTATAGGGCAGTAGTCGAGGGCCCTCCGTACGAGGTCAGGTGTTGCGGGACGGAGATACGGGTAGACTCTGTGAGGCCTTTCAGGAGACCTAGATGGGCCCCTCTAGTTATGTACGAGGTCTTGCCCGACAGAGTTAGGAGGAGGTTCGGATGTAGGGATCTCAGGTGGGACCACTGCGGCGGGGATTTGAGGGATTTGGCGGATATGCTCGACTACATAGCGCAGCTGGCCGACGCCCTCTACATACACCCCATATACAGGGCGATCAGCTACCACAGATACGACGTGTTGGACCATAAATCCGTCGACGAGCTTCTAGGCGGCCTCCAAGCCTATGAGGAGCTCAAGAGGAGGGCCTCCGAAAGAGGCGTCGGCGTGGTGCTGGACGTGGTTCTACACCACGTGGGGCTGAAGTCGGCCATGTTCAGGGAGAGGCGGGACCTCTTCATAATAAGGGACGAGAAGGCCGCCGAGTGGGCCCTCGAGATAGCCTCGATTTTCCCCAGGCCCGAGTGGCGCCGCTTCTTCAGAGGAGATCCGCCGTACGAGACATTCATGGCTGTGTGGGCTATGCCGAGGATAAACTACGAGAAGGCGGAGGCCCTAGCCTACGCCGAGTCGGTCCTATCCTTCTGGTCCGATAAGGCCGAGGGCTTCAGATTCGACGTGGCCCACGGCATACCGCCCGAGGTGTGGAGGAAGTTGCTGGAGAGATACGCAGAGACGCACTACTTGCTGGCGGAGCATACGGGCGACCCCTCGGCGTTTCTGGGCGCGCACCACGGTTTCACGGCGTATGAGCTGTACGGCGCCATCTTGGACTTCTTGGCGTTTGAGAAGATCGACGCAGGCGAGTTCGCCGCGCGGGTCAAGAGGTATATAGGCAGGTTAGCGCCGGGCCAGCTGAGGTATATGTATACGTTTATTGAGAACCACGACACAGACAGGTTCTGCTCCCGCGCGGACAAGAGGAGGACCTTGATGGCATACGCGCTTATCTACTCGATGCCGGGAATACCGGGCCTGTACGCCGGCGGCGAGAGTTGCGCCGAGGGCCTAGCCGCCGACCACACTAACAGGAGGCCTCTCGACGACCTCAAGCCGGATCCCGAAATGTTAGCCGCGTTGAGGACGCTGTATAGGATAAGGAGGAGGTACCCAGAAATAGCGGAGGGGCCTATCAGGGAGATACGCGGCGAGGGGGGACGGCTGGTTCTGAAGAACGCGTCGATAGTCCTCTACCTAGAGAGAGACGAAAACTTCGTCGAGATCAAGACGCCGGATGGATACTACAGCTTCTAGGCCCCGACCCGCTCCACCAGCTTGTTGGTCAGCCTGGCCGCGAAGCCCTCTAGGCTTTTCCTGAACTCGAGGACCAGCTTCTTGACCTCCTCGTCCTCGATTATGTCCTCGACGTTCTTGACCTTCACGATGCCCTCGTTGGCGAAGGCCATAAGCTCGAAGAGCGCGGCGTCGGTGCCGTTCTTGTACAGCTTCGGCGCCATCGATCTGTGGAGACAGCTCAGATGCACGGCGCCCTTGTTCGTGAACGTGAAGAGCTGCCCCTCAACCACGTCCTTCCCGCATACGTAGCAGGTCCACCGCTTCATGAGGAGGCGCCGTTATCTAGTTTTAAATTTTGGGGACTCGGCGGCGTCCAAATTTTTAAAGACGTTGTACCGGACGCGGCTATGGGCCTTAAGATCAATAGGCCGCGCCGCGGCTCGATGGGCGTATACCCGCGCAAGAGGGCGAGCGACATAGTCCCCAGAGTGAGGACTTGGCCAGACCCCAACCTGGGCAAGCCCTCGCTCCTGGGCTTCGCCGCTTATAAGGTGGGGATGCTACACGCCGTCGTTGTGGAGGATAGGCAGACGAGCCCCTTGTTCGGCAAGGAGGTCGTGAAGGCCGCGACAGTCTTGGAGGCCCCGCCTCTGCGAGTAATCGCGGCGAGGCTCTACACCCTGGACCCGACCAACGGCTATAGGAAGGCGGTGGGCGAGGTGTGGGCGCCGGAGGTGCCCAAGGACGTCTACAGAGCCGTCAAGACGTTGCCGGAGAAGTTCGACCTAGAGGCAGAGCTGAAGAGAATCGAGGCGGTCAAGGGCATGGCGGTGGACGTGAGGGCCATAGTGGCGACCCAGCCGAGGCTGGCGGGCATAGGGAAGAAGACCCCGGAGATCTTGGAGATACCTATCGGCGGCGTGCCGTCCGTCGAGGATAGGCTGAAGTTCGCGCTCGACATGCTGGGAAAGGAGGTGAGGATCTCCGACGTGTTCTCGGCCGGCCAGCTCGTCGACGTGTTGGCGATAACTAGGGGCAAGGGCTGGCAAGGCGTCATAAAGAGGTTCGGCGTGAAGATACTGCCTAGGTGGCACAAACACAGGAAGGGCCACAGAAGGACCGGCACCATAGGCCCCCAGAGCCCGGCCCTTATGTTCACCCAACCGAGGCCAGGCCAGATGGGCTTCCACCAGCGCACCGAGTACAACAAGAGAATATTGAAGATAGGCAACAACCCCGCCGAGATAAACCCCAAGGGAGGCTGGCCGCACTATGGGCTTGTCAAGAGCGATTTCCTGGTGCTCTCCGGCAGCGTGCCCGGCGTCCAGAAACGGCTGGTGGTGTTGCGGCACCCGGTAAGGCCGCCGCCCAAGGCGCCGACGTCCGCCCCGCAACTGGTCTGGCTGTCGGTCCAAATTTAGGCTTGAGATCCGGGCGAACGGGGATTAATTCTCGCCAGATCCCTTTCCAAACGATCCCCTCGTATTAAGAACCGGCCTCTGCACAGTCAGTCTTTCAGTTATCTCGCGGGAGGCGTGATCCCAAATAAATTTCGCGACCGGCGGCGATCGGGACGGCGCCTCTATTAGCTCTATAAGACGGGGGCGGCAAGCGGCGGGCGAAAAAGGAGAGGAGTATCTCCCAGGACCTCTTCCGGGCCCATATCACGACATTCGCGCACAGCAACAGGTTTAAAACCTCTGATAGTAGGAGCGCTTCTCGCACCGTTATCCGCACTATTAAATTTCTACCGTCTTTAGCCCCTCCCTCTCGGCGGCTCTGGCCAGCTCCGCGTCGGCGGTGTAGAAGGCGCCGCATTTGACGTATAGGCAACTGGCTATCTGGAGGGCGTCGGCGAAGTAGAGGTGGTGCCTCAGCGCCAGCGTTATTGATCTGCGCAACACCACGCCGCCGAGAGGGACAAGCGCGAAGTTGCCCAGCCGCGTAAGCGTCTTGAGTTCTCTAAGCATTAACGACACGGCGACTTCTGCGTTGCGCGTCAACTCGCCGCGCCTGGCCTTTTTGTCTAGCGCCGACGCCGCCTCGCCTATGTTGTAGATGGATGTGGACAGCACGGCCGAGCCTCTGTACGCCGACTCGAAGAGCTTGTCCACCTCGGCGCTCCCCGGCTCCTCGACGTAGCGCTTCACCAACGCGCTTGTGTCTAGGTATATCACAGGCGCCCGGCCCGCTCCCTCCGCATCTCAGCCACGAGGGCGGCCGTCGGAGGCCCGAGGGCTCTGGGCCTCCGCGCCGCGATTTCTCCCGGAGTGGTTAGGGGCTCGGCGCAGTCCAGCCCCAGCTCTCCGCACAAGACGTCCGCAAGCCCCTCGCCGTCTATAGACTCCAGGAAATCCTCGACGAGTCTGCTCAGCGATCCCAGCCCCCGCGACCGGGCCTTGGCTCTCTCGGCCAAATCCTCCCGTACAGACAAAGTCAACTTCTTCACGTAAACACGTATATACGTAATATATAAGCTTTTCGAGCGGCCGGCCGCCACCGAGTTGCCAGGATCACGACCTCATCCGGCAACAGACATACCTGATCGCCGCCGGCTCTTCAAGGCTTGAAGGCCGACATCTTTTGGATCCGCACCCCGCGACTGGCGGCGAGTCCGGCTACTTTAATCTGTCGTGGCGCCTTCCGTGATGGCGATCGGAGATCATTCAGAACAGATCGGCGCTTTCCGCGGCCCCGGCAACCGCTCTCGGCCGGCTAATTCGATTAATATATTTCTACACCCATAGGCCCGCAGTAGCCCGCCGCCGAGGGGACAACGCTACCTTCAAAACCGCTCAGTTGAGGGGCGGCACAGACCCTCCGGGCGGCCCCTCCCAGGCACGCCAAAAGGCCAAGCCCGGGCTCCATGTCCCCCGCCCGGAGAGCTGAAAGGGGACGTTTAAACAACTATCTCACACACCCAAATTGTTTAAATACCGGTCCGAGCTGATGGGCGTGTCCGTCGACCAGCTACTGCTCCAGCTGAAGAGGGCGGACCTATCGCCCTACATCAAGCCGTTATTAGGAACGCCGCCGGAGAAGGTACCGGTGTACGGCTTGGACGGATCTGCTGTGGGCGAGATCGTGTTGCCGCCCCACTTCTTCGAGCCTGTTAGGCCGGATCTCATAAGGAGGGCGTTCCTCAGCGCCCTCTCCGCCAAGTTCCAGCCGAAGGGGGTGAGCCCCGAGGCTGGCAGGAGCCACAGCTGTCAGTCCTTCGGCGTGGGGCTCGGCATAGCCAGAATACCTAGGTACAAGGGGCATCTATGGCCTAGAGGTTGCTTCTCGCCAAATACGGTGGGCGGGAGGAGGGCGCATCCTCCGAAGGTCGAGAAGAAGTTGCGCGAGGAGATAAACAAGAGGGAGAGGAGGCTCGCCATAAGGTCGGCCATCGCCGCCACGGCGTATCTTCAGCTGGTCAAGGCGCGGGGACACGTCGTGGAGGGCTTAGAACAGCTACCTCTGGTGGTCGCCAACGATATAGAGCAGCTCGACAAGACGGAGAGGTTGAGGAGGACGCTCCAAGCTCTGCGCGTGTGGCCCGACGTGGAGAGGGCCGCCGAGAGGATCAGGATCAGGTCGGGGGTCGGCAAGATGCGCGGCAGGAGGTACAAGGAGCCCAAGAGCCTCCTCGTCGTCGTCTCTTCGCCCGACGCGCCTCTGGTTAGGGCCGCCAGGAATCTGCCCGGCGTCGACGTCGCCTACGTCAAGTCGTTGAGCGTCTTGCACTTGGCGCCCGGCGGAGTTCCGGGCAGGCTGACGTTGTGGACGCAACAATCCATAGAAGCTCTACGGGGCTTATACCTATGAGCTCGCCGATAAGGAGATTCGTGCTGACGGAGAAGGCCCTCATGTTGGCTGAGCGGGAAAACAAGATAACTCTAATAGTGGATAGATCGGCCACCAAGAAGACCATAAAGGACGAGGTAGAGAGGCTCTACGGAGTCAAGGTGAGCTACGTGAACACCATGATAACGCCGAGGGGGGAGAAGAAGGCCGTGGTCAAGCTGGCGCCCGAACACAACGCCTTCGATCTGCTTTCTCGGCTGGGCCTACTCTAGCGCTGAGTAGCATAAAGGAGACCCTCAGATCGTGGGTTCTCGCGCATCAGTCGCTACTAAAGACCGTCTTCACAGGGCTCGATAACAATTTTAACGAAGTGTTATAGGCTTTACGTGCCAGTGGAGCGGAGGCTAGTGTTGCCGGGAGAGGAGGTGGCTACTCCGGAGGAGTTCGCGGTAGACGGACGCGCCTACCTCGACGGCGTGTTCCGCGCAGCCGCTCTGGGGGTGGCCGTCTACGATAGGAAGAGCCATACTGCAGTCGTGAAGCCGGTAAAAGTCGACGGGTATCCAAGGCAAGGCGACATACTGTACTGCGTTGTGACCTCGAAGGGGGTCAGAGCCCTAAGCGCCAGATGCGTGGCCAAGGAGGGCGGAGAAGGCCCCGAGGAGCTCAAGTACCCGGTCACCGCCTTCATACCGCCGCAACTGGTCGACGGGAGGATAGGGGTGGGCGACTACATAAGAGCCCGCGTGGTCTCCAGCCTAGGGCCGCCGTTTCTGCTATCGGTAAAGGGGCCGACCTTCGGGGTGGTCAGAGCCTTATGCCCCAAATGCGGCAACGTGATGAGGAGGCGCGGCAACAAGCTGGTCTGCCCCGTCTGCGGCGCCGCCGACGTCCGCAAAATAGCCCAGGGATTTTATGTATAGGTCCGTATCGGTCAAGTTCTCTAACGGCGAGGAACTCCAACAGTTTTTGGAGATCCTTCCCAAGTACGTGGGGGTGGAGTACTACGCGATAGTGAGGGGCACCAACGTCTACATACAGCTCAACGGCTCGCCGGACGAGATCAAGAGGGCCTTGGCCTCCATAAAGACGGCCGTCGGCCTCGTGAGGGCTAGGCTCAAGCCAGTGAAGTCCTACCCGCTGGAGGTTATCTACAAGGAGTCCGAAATAGTCTCGCCGGTGCCTCCCGACGTGCTGGTAGACTATCTCGCCGTGAAGGGGTTCAAGGCCAGGCTGAGGGGGCTCGAGCTGCAGACAGACGCCTCGATGGAGCAGGTCAGGCAGGCCGTGTCGGAGCTCTCCGCCGCCTATAAATCGCTGGAGGGCCTCCCAGTGAGCCCCCACGCCAAGCGCATAGCGGCGGTGTATATAGCCGCCGTCAAGTCGAGGCCCGAGGAGGCCTTGGAGAGGCTCGCGGCCGCCGGAATTCTGAGCCGGGGCTCCGTGTTCGGCCTGGCGCTGGATCTCCAGACGGCCAAGAGAAGGGCCAGGGCCTTGATAGGAAAAAGCTAAAAACCGGATCTGCGGGATCTGGCGTGATGTCCATAGAGGTAGTCAAGGTCGACGAACACTACCTAGAGCTCAAGACGAAGGGCGAGACCTACACCCTCTTCTCGCCTCTGGTCGAGTACCTCTCGGAGGACCCCGACGTGGAGTACGTCACGTTCGACGTGGGGCATCCGTTGTTAGAGGACGTGACGTTCAGGATTAAGACGAGGAGCGGGAGCCCGCTCGACGCGCTCAGGCGCGCCGTCCAGGCCATAGTCAGCGATCTCGAGGCCCTCGAGAAGTCGATTCTAGCCTGAGCACAGCCACCTCCACTCTGTGCCTCCTCTTCCTGTGGTGCCTGTACATGGGCGGTATCCCCATCGCCGCTATTTCGAGAAGTTGCGGCTCGAGGCCTAGAGACCTGGCGGCGCGGAATACGTACTCGACGGCGGCGGCCTTATGTATGCTGTATATAATCTCGGCGACCGACGCGGCGCCTCGTAAAAACCTCACGTCGCCGTGAGGCATCCAGACGCCGAAGGGAGGATTCATGACCACCTTAACCGGCCTCCTCACGCACGGCATCTCGGCGTCGCACAACGCGACGTCAAGCCCCAGCCCCCTCGCGATTTGCAACGCGTCCGCGTCTATGTCTATGCAGACGGATCTGCCCCCCAGCGCGGCCACGGCGTAGGCGAGCCTCCCCGTGCCGCATCCGAGATCGGCGATCCACCCCTCGGCGAGCTCGCCGCGCATGTACATAGTCCAGGCGATTGTGGCCGCCAGCTCCCCCGGCGTTATGTACTGCTCCAGGCGGAGCTTCGGCCTCTTGAAGCCCGGCAGGGAGTCCAGAAGGCTCGCCAGCTCCCTCTTGCCGACCACAAGATAATGTTTAAATGAGAATAAATCGCGCCCACTCATGGCGGAGGATAGAATGGTTATGGACGAGCTGGTCAGATACTGGGATAAATTCGTCGAGACCCCCATAGCTAAACAGTTCCAGAAGGATCTCCCCGGCTTCAAGAGATGGCTCGAGGACATGGGGCCCAAGCTTTTGCTGGCCAGAGCCAGAGAGGCCGCGGCCAAGGGCAACCCGGTGGCCAAGGACTACGTGGTCGACTACGCCATGGGCATGTTGAAGAGAGGCGGCGAGAGGGTCTTGGTGAACATGTTCGCGGCGTGGCTTGTGGAGAATAGGGTGGTGAGCCAGTACTACCTCATAAAGAACAAGCTCGTGGCCGGCGGCGAGTCCATAGCCACCTGGCTCAGAGCTCTGAGAGGCCTAAATAAGGCCTAGGGCTATCTCCGCCAGCGTAACCGCCTTGGACACGACCTGCCAGGCGTCCAGAGGCCGGTCGCCTATTCTGTAGACCCCCTCGGCCTCCTCCAGGAGCCAGGCGTTTTTGAAATCGCCGTGGGGAAACCCGCCGACCACGACGACGGAGTCCGCCAGAAGCCGGCCCAGCTCCAGGGGATCGACCCGCCTGCCGCGCTCGTGGAGGACCACCCACCTGCCGCCCGCCTCTTCCAGAAGCGACCTCAGATCCTTGGCCTCGGCCGTCATAAGAGGCTCGCCCTCCGCGGGGACTCTACCCAACGACAGCAACTGCTCCATCAGCCCCACGAAGTTGTTGTAGTTCTTGGGGGG of the Thermoproteus uzoniensis 768-20 genome contains:
- a CDS encoding shikimate kinase, encoding MPRCARACAWGGGSIVNAIALGIGASFPLSLKVVAEVCEADGDAVSSYADIDLSPIYKALEILRARFKFGGVAVRFSGDLPTAGGLKSSSAALNSLILALNELFGLGLSRLDAARLNAEISKAVGISVTGAFDDATASALGEAWLTDNGENALLRKLDVSGAALVLIPPWGKGRGRLEEMRAVAPAVRAAVLYALRGDWKTAMAINAIAYGFALGYDPAPTIEALRMGAVGGVSGTGPSHVFVADDVDKLYSALSRYGRLIRAEIPSGPCAVT
- the malA gene encoding alpha-glucosidase MalA gives rise to the protein MQYELGRKTVRLRLDERPLVEFDLPKGSPEPQIDISGDIVKASCCGVEAVLRITVEGGATRIWKELGVGEHVLGLGERAMPIDRRRTVAVMFNFDAYAHLPFMDPLYVSIPLAIFVKGGKAFGLLVNSPAYSVFDIGLREYNAVNIEVEDRPEIYLIFGPTPMEVLETYSDITGKPFLPPKWALGYQISRFTYEPQKAVLEVVDAVLKEVPLDAVYLDLDHMDGRRIFTWDLRKFPDPHGLVSELHERGVKVVPILDPYVKAEPGYKVFEEGLRHFLTTENNELYLVKGWPGASALPDFLNKKAREWWAKLVEEYVREYDVDGLWIDMNEPTNMDGDILFTGGWAELRKAVALGLKPGPLNKGDLLRRTAAGAVHRLDDGRVVKHEKAHNAYAYFEAMATYEGMLRAGKRPFVLSRAGYAGIQRYAAVWTGDVIASWEGLKAALMAVLGLSASGVHMVGADVGGFAGYSDPELVVRWYQASAFFPFFRAHKGKEGNDVEIFALPAKYREAVAAAIKLRYKFLPYLWHLAWEAHLTGRPILRPLPLEFPEDEDAYGVNDEYMVGPYILVAPHLSPGQRRSVYLPGGVWMDYWSGVVQLGPSWIEASADLPIYVRRGSAVLGDGFLMIYGEGSWRIYHGEGERPRVLEVKASGNVVELSGDLVELDELIVLGARHSEAEVDGARRPGTSEAAGTRIEIGGTARRIVLK
- a CDS encoding alpha-amylase family glycosyl hydrolase; amino-acid sequence: MRLSENAPSPHRGVRRPVELAELGRSMGASKAPESGLQIGVECRVARWLDDDYFGVAAVVEVCADGGDRGYLVSPLSGGLIGAFPLKGRGGRACAELVLPPGVYRYKVVVDSRGTEERECQVEPPAPLVHVPAPYYVGAFGGEVEVRAYSVEPPQICGGGRCAEGEELLAVGRHKLYRAVVEGPPYEVRCCGTEIRVDSVRPFRRPRWAPLVMYEVLPDRVRRRFGCRDLRWDHCGGDLRDLADMLDYIAQLADALYIHPIYRAISYHRYDVLDHKSVDELLGGLQAYEELKRRASERGVGVVLDVVLHHVGLKSAMFRERRDLFIIRDEKAAEWALEIASIFPRPEWRRFFRGDPPYETFMAVWAMPRINYEKAEALAYAESVLSFWSDKAEGFRFDVAHGIPPEVWRKLLERYAETHYLLAEHTGDPSAFLGAHHGFTAYELYGAILDFLAFEKIDAGEFAARVKRYIGRLAPGQLRYMYTFIENHDTDRFCSRADKRRTLMAYALIYSMPGIPGLYAGGESCAEGLAADHTNRRPLDDLKPDPEMLAALRTLYRIRRRYPEIAEGPIREIRGEGGRLVLKNASIVLYLERDENFVEIKTPDGYYSF
- a CDS encoding DUF2175 domain-containing protein; the encoded protein is MKRWTCYVCGKDVVEGQLFTFTNKGAVHLSCLHRSMAPKLYKNGTDAALFELMAFANEGIVKVKNVEDIIEDEEVKKLVLEFRKSLEGFAARLTNKLVERVGA
- a CDS encoding 50S ribosomal protein L3, whose protein sequence is MGLKINRPRRGSMGVYPRKRASDIVPRVRTWPDPNLGKPSLLGFAAYKVGMLHAVVVEDRQTSPLFGKEVVKAATVLEAPPLRVIAARLYTLDPTNGYRKAVGEVWAPEVPKDVYRAVKTLPEKFDLEAELKRIEAVKGMAVDVRAIVATQPRLAGIGKKTPEILEIPIGGVPSVEDRLKFALDMLGKEVRISDVFSAGQLVDVLAITRGKGWQGVIKRFGVKILPRWHKHRKGHRRTGTIGPQSPALMFTQPRPGQMGFHQRTEYNKRILKIGNNPAEINPKGGWPHYGLVKSDFLVLSGSVPGVQKRLVVLRHPVRPPPKAPTSAPQLVWLSVQI
- a CDS encoding type II toxin-antitoxin system VapC family toxin, with translation MIYLDTSALVKRYVEEPGSAEVDKLFESAYRGSAVLSTSIYNIGEAASALDKKARRGELTRNAEVAVSLMLRELKTLTRLGNFALVPLGGVVLRRSITLALRHHLYFADALQIASCLYVKCGAFYTADAELARAAEREGLKTVEI
- a CDS encoding DUF6364 family protein; translated protein: MKKLTLSVREDLAERAKARSRGLGSLSRLVEDFLESIDGEGLADVLCGELGLDCAEPLTTPGEIAARRPRALGPPTAALVAEMRRERAGRL
- the rpl4p gene encoding 50S ribosomal protein L4 → MGVSVDQLLLQLKRADLSPYIKPLLGTPPEKVPVYGLDGSAVGEIVLPPHFFEPVRPDLIRRAFLSALSAKFQPKGVSPEAGRSHSCQSFGVGLGIARIPRYKGHLWPRGCFSPNTVGGRRAHPPKVEKKLREEINKRERRLAIRSAIAATAYLQLVKARGHVVEGLEQLPLVVANDIEQLDKTERLRRTLQALRVWPDVERAAERIRIRSGVGKMRGRRYKEPKSLLVVVSSPDAPLVRAARNLPGVDVAYVKSLSVLHLAPGGVPGRLTLWTQQSIEALRGLYL
- a CDS encoding 50S ribosomal protein L23; protein product: MSSPIRRFVLTEKALMLAERENKITLIVDRSATKKTIKDEVERLYGVKVSYVNTMITPRGEKKAVVKLAPEHNAFDLLSRLGLL
- a CDS encoding exosome complex RNA-binding protein Csl4; its protein translation is MPVERRLVLPGEEVATPEEFAVDGRAYLDGVFRAAALGVAVYDRKSHTAVVKPVKVDGYPRQGDILYCVVTSKGVRALSARCVAKEGGEGPEELKYPVTAFIPPQLVDGRIGVGDYIRARVVSSLGPPFLLSVKGPTFGVVRALCPKCGNVMRRRGNKLVCPVCGAADVRKIAQGFYV
- a CDS encoding DUF2067 family protein, coding for MYRSVSVKFSNGEELQQFLEILPKYVGVEYYAIVRGTNVYIQLNGSPDEIKRALASIKTAVGLVRARLKPVKSYPLEVIYKESEIVSPVPPDVLVDYLAVKGFKARLRGLELQTDASMEQVRQAVSELSAAYKSLEGLPVSPHAKRIAAVYIAAVKSRPEEALERLAAAGILSRGSVFGLALDLQTAKRRARALIGKS
- a CDS encoding DNA-directed RNA polymerase subunit L; the encoded protein is MSIEVVKVDEHYLELKTKGETYTLFSPLVEYLSEDPDVEYVTFDVGHPLLEDVTFRIKTRSGSPLDALRRAVQAIVSDLEALEKSILA
- a CDS encoding METTL5 family protein — its product is MVGKRELASLLDSLPGFKRPKLRLEQYITPGELAATIAWTMYMRGELAEGWIADLGCGTGRLAYAVAALGGRSVCIDIDADALQIARGLGLDVALCDAEMPCVRRPVKVVMNPPFGVWMPHGDVRFLRGAASVAEIIYSIHKAAAVEYVFRAARSLGLEPQLLEIAAMGIPPMYRHHRKRRHRVEVAVLRLESTSRGPRDR